CACCAGCACCGGCTGGAACGCGTCACCGCTTCCTACGATTTGAACATCGAACAGTTGACCGCCCTGCTGCGCTCCGCGCCGCCCGAATGGTTCGAGGTCACCATCCACCAGCACATCCCCATGTTTCACATGGAGCATTGCGTGTTCTGCGCGTTCCTGAGCAGCGGCACGGATTACACCAACTGCGGACGCCCCTGCGACAAACACGAAGTGCAATTGCGCGACCGCGTCGGCGCCGAGCATCCCGTCAAGGCGGACGTCGGTTGCCGCAACACCGTCTATCACGCGCGCGCCCAGACCGGCGCGGAAGCGGTGAGCCAAATGATCGCGCTGGGCGTCCGGCATTTCCGCCTGGAATTCCTGAATGAACCGCTGGACCAGGTGGAGCGCACCATCACCCGCTACCGGCAACTGTTGCGCGGCGAAATCTCCGGCGGCCAGCTATGGCGCGAACTCAAGCTGTTCAACCAACTGGGCGTCACCCGCGGGCAGATGCAAAAAGAGGAGTTGTAAGCGTGCTGATCGCGTTTCATAAACCGTATGGTGTGCTCTCGCAATTTACCCCGGATGGTTCGCCCAACCGCCCGCTGGCGGAATTCGGTTTCCCGCCGAACGTCTATGCGCTGGGCCGGCTGGATGCCGACTCCGAAGGCCTGCTGCTGCTCAGCGATGAACCGGGCCTGAACAGCCGCCTGCTGGCACCCAAACACGCCCATCAACGCGAATACTGGGCGCAAGTGGAACGGATACCCACCGCCGCCGCCCTGGCCGAACTCTCCCGCGGCCTGCTCATCCAGGG
The sequence above is a segment of the Verrucomicrobiota bacterium genome. Coding sequences within it:
- a CDS encoding pseudouridine synthase, which translates into the protein MLIAFHKPYGVLSQFTPDGSPNRPLAEFGFPPNVYALGRLDADSEGLLLLSDEPGLNSRLLAPKHAHQREYWAQVERIPTAAALAELSRGLLIQGRRTLPCRAWLLDPQPTLPPRTPPIRYRKNVPDCWIGLELVEGKNRQVRRMTAAIGHPTLRLVRVRIEGLRLDDLPAGTWRTLADAQRRLVFPG